The Equus quagga isolate Etosha38 chromosome 12, UCLA_HA_Equagga_1.0, whole genome shotgun sequence genome includes a region encoding these proteins:
- the LOC124248923 gene encoding uncharacterized protein LOC124248923 isoform X3: MPILPSSLTSGGRYGTYRGPVTRHVRRGPAGPGGEGGPRARRDRPRPRPRAEPPRSPGPGSPASLPAPWRVRLGEDLFAFLVPVAEAWAGRPAEECFRWSFDKHSHSSLPRKLLGHTVLRSKISSRHPVTLRMDATSLGRQKKAETLMTSWSCPNSA; encoded by the exons ATGCCTATACTGCCCTCCTCACTCACTTCCGGTGGCAGGTATGGAACCTATAGGGGGCCTGTCACCCGGCACGTGCGCCGGGGGCCGGCCGGgccgggaggggagggaggcccgCGGGCCCGCAGGGACCGACCCCGACCCCGACCCCGAGCCGAGCCGCCCCGCAGCCCGGGGCCCGGCAGCCCGGCCTCTCTGCCTGCGCCCTGGCGGGTCCGCCTCGGCGAGGA TCTGTTTGCTTTTCTGGTACCCGTGGCTGAAGCTTGGGCCGGGAGGCCTGCGGAGGAGTGTTTCCGCTGGAGTTTCGACAAGCACAGCCATTCGTCACTGCCTCGGAAGCTGCTTGGCCACACAG TGCTCAGATCCAAGATCTCCAGCAGACATCCTGTAACCTTGAGGATGGACGCCACATCCTTGGGGAGACAGAAGAAGGCTGAGACCCTGATGACATCATGGAGCTGCCCAAACAGTGCTTGA
- the LOC124248923 gene encoding uncharacterized protein LOC124248923 isoform X2, which translates to MPILPSSLTSGGRIIFKPSLWKNREEGGSRSLFSLFAFLVPVAEAWAGRPAEECFRWSFDKHSHSSLPRKLLGHTGTHVGDPRRYRMRLAMGGTWSPPRDIGSTRASFIENSKACACVDCGKLWAALKEMDMPQHLTVLMRNLYCGQEAAVRTEYGETGWFPLGKDVRQGCI; encoded by the exons ATGCCTATACTGCCCTCCTCACTCACTTCCGGTGGCAG gaTCATATTTAAACCCTCCCTTTGGAAGAATCGGGAAGAGGGTGGCTCCAGAAGTCTGTTTAG TCTGTTTGCTTTTCTGGTACCCGTGGCTGAAGCTTGGGCCGGGAGGCCTGCGGAGGAGTGTTTCCGCTGGAGTTTCGACAAGCACAGCCATTCGTCACTGCCTCGGAAGCTGCTTGGCCACACAG GGACGCATGTTGGTGATCCAAGAAGATACAGGATGAGGCTTGCCATGGGCGGCACCTGGAGTCCTCCACGGGATATCGGCTCCACTAGAGCCAG TTTTATAGAGAACAGTAAAGCCTGTGCCTGCGTGGATTGTGGAAAGCTCtgggctgctctgaaagaaatggacatGCCTCAGCACTTGACTGTCCTGATGCGTAACCTGTACTGTGGACAAGAAGCCGCGGTCAGGACAGAGTATGGAGAGACGGGATGGTTTCCTTTAGGCAAAGATGTCAGACAAGGGTGCATTTAA
- the LOC124248923 gene encoding uncharacterized protein LOC124248923 isoform X1 has translation MPILPSSLTSGGRYGTYRGPVTRHVRRGPAGPGGEGGPRARRDRPRPRPRAEPPRSPGPGSPASLPAPWRVRLGEDLFAFLVPVAEAWAGRPAEECFRWSFDKHSHSSLPRKLLGHTGTHVGDPRRYRMRLAMGGTWSPPRDIGSTRASFIENSKACACVDCGKLWAALKEMDMPQHLTVLMRNLYCGQEAAVRTEYGETGWFPLGKDVRQGCI, from the exons ATGCCTATACTGCCCTCCTCACTCACTTCCGGTGGCAGGTATGGAACCTATAGGGGGCCTGTCACCCGGCACGTGCGCCGGGGGCCGGCCGGgccgggaggggagggaggcccgCGGGCCCGCAGGGACCGACCCCGACCCCGACCCCGAGCCGAGCCGCCCCGCAGCCCGGGGCCCGGCAGCCCGGCCTCTCTGCCTGCGCCCTGGCGGGTCCGCCTCGGCGAGGA TCTGTTTGCTTTTCTGGTACCCGTGGCTGAAGCTTGGGCCGGGAGGCCTGCGGAGGAGTGTTTCCGCTGGAGTTTCGACAAGCACAGCCATTCGTCACTGCCTCGGAAGCTGCTTGGCCACACAG GGACGCATGTTGGTGATCCAAGAAGATACAGGATGAGGCTTGCCATGGGCGGCACCTGGAGTCCTCCACGGGATATCGGCTCCACTAGAGCCAG TTTTATAGAGAACAGTAAAGCCTGTGCCTGCGTGGATTGTGGAAAGCTCtgggctgctctgaaagaaatggacatGCCTCAGCACTTGACTGTCCTGATGCGTAACCTGTACTGTGGACAAGAAGCCGCGGTCAGGACAGAGTATGGAGAGACGGGATGGTTTCCTTTAGGCAAAGATGTCAGACAAGGGTGCATTTAA
- the LOC124248923 gene encoding uncharacterized protein LOC124248923 isoform X4: protein MPILPSSLTSGGSLFAFLVPVAEAWAGRPAEECFRWSFDKHSHSSLPRKLLGHTGTHVGDPRRYRMRLAMGGTWSPPRDIGSTRASFIENSKACACVDCGKLWAALKEMDMPQHLTVLMRNLYCGQEAAVRTEYGETGWFPLGKDVRQGCI from the exons ATGCCTATACTGCCCTCCTCACTCACTTCCGGTGGCAG TCTGTTTGCTTTTCTGGTACCCGTGGCTGAAGCTTGGGCCGGGAGGCCTGCGGAGGAGTGTTTCCGCTGGAGTTTCGACAAGCACAGCCATTCGTCACTGCCTCGGAAGCTGCTTGGCCACACAG GGACGCATGTTGGTGATCCAAGAAGATACAGGATGAGGCTTGCCATGGGCGGCACCTGGAGTCCTCCACGGGATATCGGCTCCACTAGAGCCAG TTTTATAGAGAACAGTAAAGCCTGTGCCTGCGTGGATTGTGGAAAGCTCtgggctgctctgaaagaaatggacatGCCTCAGCACTTGACTGTCCTGATGCGTAACCTGTACTGTGGACAAGAAGCCGCGGTCAGGACAGAGTATGGAGAGACGGGATGGTTTCCTTTAGGCAAAGATGTCAGACAAGGGTGCATTTAA